Part of the Bacteroidota bacterium genome is shown below.
CACGCGTGGCAGCGAGCCCCAAAAGCGCATCCGTACTGGAAAGTGGCAGCGCCGGACCCGATGATCCACAATACAGGGTGCATCTCGACTTCCCGGCGGTACCCCGGGTCAAGCGCTTCACACCGGGTGACACGTTGTATGTTGGCGGGCTTGGCATCAGGTCACATGCAACAGCCGGCCATACACCCGGGGGCACCAGTTGGTCGTGGCAATCCTGTGATGATACGCGGTGCGTTGATGTGGTCTACGGCGATAGCCAGACCCCGGTGTCTGCTGAGGGTTTTCGGTTTACCGACTCAGAGGCCTACCCAACAGCTATTAGCGACTTCAAACATGGGCACAGCATCCTTGAGCAATTACCCTGCGACATCCTGATCACCACACACCCCGGCGCATCTGCCTTATGGGACCGGTTGACAAAAGGGCCCGAAGGCCTCATCGACACGCAAGCGTGTAAACAGTATGCCACCAACGCAAGGGCACGCCTTGCAAAACGGATTCAGCAGGAAGCGGAAGCTGCCGGCGGCCAGTAAACACGCACCAATATTAAAGGGATGCACCAGTATGGGTTGGTACATCCCTTTTGTCATTCTTATTCCAGACTTTTGCTGAAAATGACTTTGTCGTCTCCCGCTTCCCAATACCCGGGAATCGTGGCGACCAGGTCGTAGCCACACCTGATGTAGAATGCGCGTGTTCGAGCAAAACTGTCCAGACTCGATGTCTCTACCAACAACAAACGTTCGCCGGCGAGTGCTTGCTCGGTATGCCGCATCAGCGCGGCACCCAACTTCCGCCCCTGATGTGCAGGATGTACGCCAATGGCTAGCAGATTCCAGGTCCCAACGGTTAAGGGCTCAGGTCGACAATACGCAAATCCGACAACACCACCCTCACCGTCTTCACAGACAAACCACTTTTCGGGTTGCTCCGCGTCGTCGAAGAAAGGCGCAATCATTTCATCCAGTATTTCCGGGGGAAACAAGGCCGTCTCATCAAGAATACGTGAGATAGCAGGAAGGTCGGACCGTTTTGGAATTCGAATAGTCACTATGATTAACCTCACAGGTTGCTAATTTCAAAAGACACTACTATCCAGTGCGAATGACTGCTGTCTTCGCCTGGTACAAGCAACGGATGCGGGCCGTGGCCCTACTGCGCGGTCATAAAAACTGTATAAGAAAAGCTATTGGAATTGGTGAAAGTTTGCTACAGAACATGCATGCGATAGTTTCTCCAAAAACATCTTCAGGCAGCTATGTATCATCCCGGTTTGCAAAGGATGTATATTGCTGCCCTCCGCCGGCTGACCATACAACACGCCGCCTTCGGCACTAACCCGGAATCAATGC
Proteins encoded:
- a CDS encoding GNAT family N-acetyltransferase codes for the protein MTIRIPKRSDLPAISRILDETALFPPEILDEMIAPFFDDAEQPEKWFVCEDGEGGVVGFAYCRPEPLTVGTWNLLAIGVHPAHQGRKLGAALMRHTEQALAGERLLLVETSSLDSFARTRAFYIRCGYDLVATIPGYWEAGDDKVIFSKSLE